From the genome of Biomphalaria glabrata chromosome 1, xgBioGlab47.1, whole genome shotgun sequence, one region includes:
- the LOC106050865 gene encoding uncharacterized protein LOC106050865, producing the protein QKEILTISPHASIHATKVNEPKKASKPSISREHQTANDHPIDKLLDKAEQLIDEFNYELAQKFCQRALEKDPDNLRGLETSASLLIELGNVESAKHCLGRAIELCPHSGFTKYMMMGQLLEGSSAVECYQKGIEIMLKEKEEKETLEVAAACKNDRDVTNNDISSAYCAIAEIYLTDCCFDDTAENKCKEFTDKALEADPDNAEALQIKASYHLSKDEIEEAKELIKKSVSLWLPKLEAADTGNVADEEFDPVDTCPLAYNARVQCGKILIEVEDYELATDVLETLLDEDDEVPDVWYLIGWANYLQGQEFYSNARHYLLKGKEVYAKVKYDDAGLLTHIEELLTELGPEPEESESVEPLEIESSEEEDMDH; encoded by the exons CCACAAAGGTTAACGAGCCTAAAAAAGCATCTAAGCCAAGCATTTCCAGAGAGCATCAGACAGCTAATGATCATCCTATTGATAAACTGTTAGATAAA GCTGAACAATTAATTGATGAATTTAATTATGAACTTGCTCAGAAGTTCTGCCAACGAGCATTAGAAAAAGATCCTGACAATCTCAGAGGATTGGAAACTTCAGCTTCTTTATTGATTGAACTTGGCAATGTTGAATCAGCAAAacat TGTCTAGGTCGAGCGATTGAGCTGTGTCCTCATTCAGGATTCACTAAGTATATGATGATGGGTCAACTTTTGGAGGGCTCCTCTGCTGTAGAATGCTATCAGAAAGGAATAGAAATtatgttaaaagaaaaagaagagaaagaaaccTTAGAG GTGGCAGCTGCATGCAAAAATGACAGAGATGTAACTAACAACGATATTTCAAGCGCCTATTGTGCTATAGCAGAGATTTATCTAACAGACTGCTG CTTTGATGATACTgcagaaaataaatgtaaagagTTTACAGACAAGGCTTTAGAAGCAGATCCTGATAATGCAGAAGCACTTCAAATAAAAGCCAGTTATCATTTATCAAAAGATGAAATAGAA GAAGCTAAAGAACTCATCAAGAAAAGTGTATCATTGTGGCTACCCAAACTTGAGGCTGCTGATACAGGAAATGTAGCAGATGAAGAGTTTGATCCAGTTGAT ACATGTCCTTTAGCTTACAATGCAAGAGTTCAGTGTGGGAAAATATTAATAGAAGTGGAAGATTATGAG CTGGCAACTGATGTACTGGAAACATTGTTAGACGAAGATGATGAAGTACCTGATGTTTGGTATTTAATTGGATGGGCAAACTATCTACAAGGCCAAGAGTTTTACAGTAATGCTAGACATTACTTACTAAAGGGAAAAGAG GTATATGCTAAAGTGAAATATGATGATGCTGGCTTACTAACTCACATTGAAGAGCTTTTGACTGAGCTAGGTCCAG agccTGAAGAAAGTGAGAGTGTAGAGCCTTTGGAAATAGAAAGTTCTGAAGAAGAGGATATGGatcattaa